The Corallococcus exiguus genome includes a region encoding these proteins:
- a CDS encoding serine/threonine-protein kinase yields the protein MKKPTFFGKYLLLERVNVGGMAEVFIAKAFGVEGFERILAIKKILPTMAEDDEFITMFIDEARISVQLNHANIVHIHELGKHEETYFIAMEYVAGRDVRTLLERYRRRKEIMPTAQAVFIVSKMCEGLDYAHRKKDARGQDLHIIHRDVSPQNILVSYEGEVKIIDFGIAKAANRSQKTQAGILKGKFGYMSPEQVRGMPIDRRSDIFAVGVLLYEMLTGEKLFVGESDFSTLEKVRNADIPLPREFNPNISAGLEKVVLKALAREPEDRYQWASDLQEDLMRFLLAGDAIYSSKHLSGFMKEAFAEDMLREAEKMERYASVERPDQIEHSGVTLPPPVVVPPRATSQKRSPAPSATGSPVGRASTAPAQPAPGYIPPPSAEELAEMDGAADKTQIVDSTHTFRAPETRIADSSVVVDDSITGRSENPIDRAGHHTSASPYAQDEGRGGKGKSGPKSQVIIGDEGGEAYAGATMIGPAPTAPPSRSRGGSAAPVLDPEEEETTGNITVPVGSRHNGLRAQAAEEDPDGAYDDQGDEYEGDGQEDYGDEGQDAEEPPYDDEADGPATIPQKASKMAKPAPAAKVQKAKAPAGPKKPLPKPAIIGMAAGAALLLLVAVIFVVRGSSTGSVNFVAPVGATVLVDGEAVNANQVIELSAGIHNVTASAPGYQPVTQQIEVTAGQAAAPILLSLRVTDAPKPPEPKPPEIKDPPPATPPVVVDNTPPTTPETPPDKPVEPPAPKTFTALFEGQEGAEITVDGKSLGKLPGAKLGDLEMGKKYTFTAKRAGFKPFSGDFTSSGNTEVRVAVDMVEEAPPPEPKPKPPPPEPKPKPPPVAVTPTPKPPPEPKPKPAAAAMGKLACSTSPAGAQLWVDGKNTGRVTPVTLGNPLSLPVGKRKVVFKLNGKSTKPQVVVVEAEGVAKLIGVKVE from the coding sequence ATGAAGAAGCCGACCTTCTTTGGGAAGTACCTGCTCCTTGAGCGCGTCAACGTCGGCGGTATGGCCGAGGTCTTCATCGCGAAGGCTTTTGGCGTCGAAGGCTTTGAGCGCATCCTGGCCATCAAGAAGATCCTTCCGACGATGGCGGAGGATGACGAGTTCATCACGATGTTCATCGACGAGGCGCGGATCAGCGTTCAGCTGAACCACGCCAACATCGTGCACATCCACGAGCTCGGGAAGCACGAGGAGACGTACTTCATCGCCATGGAGTACGTGGCGGGCCGTGATGTCCGCACGCTCCTGGAGCGCTACCGTCGTCGCAAGGAGATCATGCCCACCGCACAGGCGGTGTTCATCGTCTCCAAGATGTGTGAGGGCCTGGACTACGCGCACCGCAAGAAGGACGCGCGCGGCCAGGACCTCCACATCATCCACCGCGACGTCTCTCCGCAGAACATCCTCGTCTCGTACGAAGGCGAGGTGAAGATCATCGACTTTGGCATCGCCAAGGCCGCCAACCGTTCGCAGAAGACGCAGGCCGGCATCCTCAAGGGGAAGTTCGGCTACATGAGCCCGGAGCAGGTCCGGGGCATGCCCATCGACCGGCGCAGCGACATCTTCGCCGTCGGCGTGCTGCTCTACGAGATGCTCACGGGCGAGAAGCTCTTCGTGGGCGAGTCCGACTTCTCCACGCTGGAGAAGGTGCGCAACGCGGACATCCCGCTGCCGCGCGAGTTCAACCCGAACATCTCCGCGGGTCTGGAGAAGGTCGTCCTCAAGGCGCTCGCGCGCGAGCCCGAGGACCGCTACCAGTGGGCTTCGGACCTCCAGGAGGACCTGATGCGCTTCCTCCTCGCGGGGGACGCCATCTACTCGTCGAAGCACCTGTCCGGCTTCATGAAGGAGGCCTTCGCCGAGGACATGCTCCGCGAGGCGGAGAAGATGGAGCGCTATGCCTCCGTTGAGCGCCCGGACCAGATCGAGCACTCGGGTGTGACGCTGCCTCCTCCAGTGGTCGTGCCCCCCCGCGCGACCTCCCAGAAGAGGTCGCCAGCGCCTTCGGCCACCGGTTCTCCGGTGGGTCGCGCCTCCACTGCGCCCGCACAGCCCGCGCCTGGCTACATCCCGCCGCCCAGCGCTGAAGAGCTGGCGGAGATGGATGGCGCCGCGGACAAGACGCAGATTGTCGACTCCACGCACACGTTCCGCGCCCCGGAGACGCGGATCGCGGACAGCAGCGTGGTCGTGGACGACAGCATCACCGGCCGTTCGGAGAACCCCATCGACCGGGCCGGGCACCACACGAGCGCGTCTCCCTACGCCCAGGACGAAGGAAGAGGCGGCAAGGGCAAGAGCGGTCCCAAGTCCCAGGTCATCATCGGGGACGAGGGCGGAGAGGCCTACGCGGGGGCGACCATGATTGGTCCGGCTCCGACGGCGCCGCCTTCGCGCTCCCGCGGTGGCTCGGCGGCTCCCGTGCTGGATCCCGAGGAAGAGGAGACCACGGGCAACATCACCGTCCCGGTGGGCTCCCGCCACAACGGCCTGCGCGCCCAGGCGGCCGAGGAGGACCCGGACGGCGCCTACGACGACCAGGGCGACGAGTACGAGGGTGACGGCCAGGAGGACTACGGAGACGAAGGGCAGGACGCGGAAGAGCCGCCCTACGACGACGAGGCCGACGGTCCGGCGACCATCCCCCAGAAGGCTTCCAAGATGGCGAAGCCGGCCCCGGCCGCCAAGGTCCAGAAGGCCAAGGCGCCTGCTGGACCGAAGAAGCCTCTGCCCAAGCCCGCCATCATCGGCATGGCCGCGGGCGCTGCCCTGCTGCTCCTGGTCGCGGTGATTTTCGTGGTCCGCGGCTCGTCCACGGGCTCCGTGAACTTCGTCGCGCCCGTGGGTGCCACCGTCCTCGTGGACGGTGAGGCCGTGAACGCCAACCAGGTCATCGAGCTGTCCGCGGGCATCCACAACGTGACCGCCTCGGCTCCGGGCTATCAGCCCGTGACGCAGCAGATCGAGGTCACCGCCGGACAGGCGGCGGCCCCCATCCTCCTCAGCCTGAGGGTGACGGATGCGCCGAAGCCTCCGGAACCCAAGCCTCCAGAGATCAAGGATCCGCCGCCTGCTACGCCGCCGGTGGTGGTGGACAATACTCCGCCCACGACGCCGGAGACGCCCCCGGACAAGCCCGTCGAGCCTCCCGCGCCGAAGACGTTCACCGCCCTGTTCGAAGGACAGGAGGGCGCGGAGATCACCGTCGACGGCAAGTCCCTGGGCAAGCTGCCCGGCGCGAAGCTCGGCGACCTGGAGATGGGCAAGAAGTACACGTTCACGGCGAAGCGCGCGGGCTTCAAGCCGTTCTCCGGCGACTTCACGTCCAGCGGGAACACCGAGGTGCGTGTCGCCGTGGACATGGTGGAGGAAGCGCCGCCGCCCGAGCCGAAGCCGAAGCCCCCGCCTCCGGAGCCGAAGCCCAAGCCTCCTCCCGTGGCCGTGACGCCGACCCCGAAGCCTCCTCCGGAGCCGAAGCCGAAGCCCGCCGCCGCCGCGATGGGCAAGCTCGCCTGCAGCACCTCGCCGGCGGGCGCTCAACTCTGGGTGGATGGGAAGAACACGGGCCGCGTGACCCCCGTGACGCTGGGCAATCCGCTGTCCCTGCCGGTGGGCAAGCGCAAGGTCGTCTTCAAGCTCAACGGCAAGTCGACCAAGCCCCAGGTGGTGGTCGTCGAGGCGGAGGGCGTGGCCAAGCTCATCGGCGTCAAGGTGGAGTGA
- a CDS encoding KamA family radical SAM protein: MSTTSTRGKPDAGPAQQPFTYPLRQEFVEPDWRRIPGYKDVTAAEWESSVWQRKHTVKNLRELRATLGALLPDDLAASMELDQKERATMSILVPPQMLNTMNLEDLWNDPVRKYMLPALADRRTDWPNHPRASRDSLHEADMWVVEGLTHRYPTKVLAEMLPTCPQYCGHCTRMDLVGNDVPQVSKHKFATGQKERYEQMLDYLRRTPTVRDVVVSGGDIANLPIQALEPFVSALMDIPNIRDIRLASKGLMALPQHFLQDNVLAGLDRLAKKAVERGVDLAMHTHVNHAQQLTPLVGKAVRKLLDMGFRDVRNQGVLLRGVNDSPKALLDLCFTLLDHAKILPYYFYMCDMIPNSEHWRLSVAQAQKLQHDIMGYMPGFATPRIVCDVPFVGKRWIHQVAEYDRERGISYWTKNYRTSVEANDADALDRKYEYFDPIDTLPESGQAWWRDQPKAA, translated from the coding sequence ATGAGCACGACGTCCACTCGAGGCAAGCCCGACGCTGGCCCCGCGCAGCAGCCTTTCACCTATCCTCTCCGCCAGGAGTTCGTGGAGCCCGACTGGCGGCGCATCCCGGGCTACAAGGACGTCACCGCGGCGGAGTGGGAGAGCTCGGTGTGGCAGCGCAAGCACACCGTGAAGAACCTGCGCGAGCTGCGGGCGACGCTCGGGGCGCTGCTACCGGACGACCTGGCCGCGAGCATGGAGTTGGACCAGAAGGAGCGGGCGACGATGTCCATCCTCGTCCCGCCCCAGATGCTCAACACCATGAACCTGGAGGACCTGTGGAACGACCCGGTCCGCAAGTACATGTTGCCGGCGCTCGCAGACCGCCGCACGGACTGGCCCAATCACCCGCGCGCCAGCCGTGACAGCCTCCATGAGGCGGACATGTGGGTCGTCGAGGGCCTGACGCACCGCTATCCGACGAAGGTGCTGGCGGAGATGCTGCCCACGTGCCCGCAGTACTGCGGCCACTGCACGCGCATGGACCTGGTGGGCAACGACGTCCCGCAGGTGTCCAAGCACAAGTTCGCGACCGGGCAGAAGGAGCGCTACGAGCAGATGCTGGACTACCTGCGCCGCACGCCCACCGTGCGCGACGTGGTGGTGTCCGGCGGCGACATCGCGAACCTGCCCATCCAGGCGCTGGAGCCGTTCGTCAGCGCGCTGATGGACATCCCGAACATCCGCGACATCCGCCTAGCGTCCAAGGGCCTCATGGCGCTGCCGCAGCACTTCCTCCAGGACAACGTCCTGGCCGGCCTGGACCGGTTGGCGAAGAAGGCCGTGGAGCGCGGCGTGGACCTGGCGATGCACACGCACGTGAACCACGCGCAGCAGCTCACGCCGCTGGTGGGCAAGGCCGTGCGCAAGCTGCTCGACATGGGCTTCCGCGACGTGCGCAACCAGGGCGTGCTCTTGCGCGGCGTGAACGACAGCCCGAAGGCGCTGCTGGACCTGTGCTTCACGCTGCTCGACCACGCGAAGATCCTGCCGTACTACTTCTACATGTGCGACATGATCCCCAACAGCGAGCACTGGCGGCTGTCGGTGGCGCAGGCGCAGAAGCTCCAGCACGACATCATGGGCTACATGCCGGGCTTCGCCACGCCGCGCATCGTCTGTGACGTGCCGTTCGTGGGGAAGCGGTGGATCCACCAGGTAGCGGAGTATGACCGCGAGCGCGGCATCTCCTACTGGACCAAGAACTACCGCACGAGCGTGGAAGCGAACGACGCCGACGCACTTGATCGGAAGTACGAGTACTTCGATCCCATCGACACGCTGCCGGAGTCCGGCCAGGCGTGGTGGCGGGATCAGCCCAAGGCGGCGTAA
- a CDS encoding KamA family radical SAM protein, with protein MDSSVGAVAPQSSPRPSLSAEGRARLFPSATDAEWTDWRWQQRHSVRNLEQLERYVRLTPDERAGVQETSSLFRMGISPYYLSLIDPEHALCPVRMQSIPVRAEARVRPGELEDPLGEDKTRPEECIVHKYPDRVLFLALDTCSVYCRHCTRRRITKGGEAELTKDQMRRGIDYVRNHPEVRDVLISGGDPFLLSEERLESLLAPLSEIPHVEMIRIGTRVPVVLPMRVTDSLARLLRRYAPVYVITHFNHPKEVTPEAREACERLVDHGVPVENQAVLMRQLNSDARIIKELSHVLLRSRVRPYYLHQMDVAEGCEHLRTPIAKGLEILQQLRGHTSGLAVPHLAVDLPGGGGKVTLQPDYVIERGERETLFRNYKGQTYAYPEPEETDCSCPYDEVWQARSRGLGFRGR; from the coding sequence ATGGATTCCTCCGTGGGCGCCGTGGCGCCCCAGTCGTCTCCCCGTCCCTCGCTCAGTGCCGAGGGGCGGGCCCGGTTGTTTCCCTCCGCGACCGACGCGGAGTGGACGGACTGGCGCTGGCAGCAGCGTCACTCGGTGCGCAACCTGGAGCAACTGGAGCGCTACGTGCGCCTGACCCCGGATGAGCGCGCCGGGGTGCAGGAGACGTCCTCGCTGTTCCGGATGGGCATCAGCCCTTACTACCTGTCCCTCATCGATCCGGAGCACGCGTTGTGCCCCGTGCGCATGCAGTCCATTCCGGTGCGCGCGGAGGCCCGGGTGCGGCCCGGGGAACTGGAGGATCCGCTCGGCGAGGACAAGACGCGCCCGGAGGAGTGCATCGTCCACAAGTATCCGGACCGGGTGTTGTTCCTGGCCCTGGATACGTGCTCGGTCTACTGCCGCCATTGCACGCGGCGGCGCATCACCAAGGGCGGCGAGGCGGAGCTCACCAAGGACCAGATGCGCCGGGGCATCGACTACGTGCGCAACCACCCCGAGGTGCGCGACGTGCTCATCTCCGGGGGCGACCCGTTCCTGCTGAGCGAGGAGCGGCTGGAGTCGCTGCTCGCGCCGCTGAGCGAGATTCCGCACGTGGAGATGATCCGCATCGGGACGCGGGTGCCGGTGGTGCTGCCCATGCGCGTGACGGACTCGCTGGCGCGCCTGCTGCGCCGCTACGCGCCCGTCTACGTCATCACCCACTTCAACCACCCCAAGGAAGTGACGCCGGAAGCACGCGAGGCGTGTGAGCGGCTGGTGGACCATGGCGTGCCGGTGGAGAACCAGGCCGTGCTGATGCGGCAGCTCAACTCGGATGCGCGCATCATCAAGGAGCTGTCGCACGTGCTCCTGCGCAGCCGCGTGCGTCCGTACTACCTGCACCAGATGGACGTCGCGGAAGGCTGCGAACACTTGCGCACGCCCATCGCCAAGGGGCTGGAGATCCTCCAGCAGCTTCGCGGGCACACCAGCGGGCTCGCGGTGCCGCACCTCGCGGTGGACCTGCCGGGTGGGGGAGGGAAGGTCACCCTCCAGCCCGACTACGTCATCGAGCGCGGCGAGCGGGAGACCCTGTTCCGCAACTACAAGGGTCAGACCTACGCGTACCCGGAGCCGGAGGAGACCGACTGCTCCTGCCCGTACGACGAGGTGTGGCAGGCGCGGTCGCGGGGGCTGGGCTTCCGAGGCCGCTGA
- a CDS encoding SpoIID/LytB domain-containing protein, with protein MLQRVALLLLLLASSRAFAVETMRIAMDDPGEEVRVSGRGLGFGPDAEDGTFVAVTSGQATVRRRNGKLEVNGAPVIGDAIRFRGGLEATDAGGPGNEPLKAGSAQVRGDVVVRVFKNSLQLINVIPLEDYLAAVLGSEMPVSFPLEALKAQAVAARTYALQKKLDAYGAAFHMGSSVLHQVYGGVNREDAKTRAAVEATRGEVLTYDLAPIEAYFHASCGGRTESGQDALQRNLPYLQPVDCPCGKLPASRWTATLSEAELRGALKAAPGGMRVTGRTPTHRVTRVTMSDGSAVDGVSFRRKLGYTRLKSLDFDVEASGKNYVFTGRGFGHGAGLCQWGAKALADQGKAYREILSHYYPGAEFQQLY; from the coding sequence ATGTTGCAACGTGTGGCACTGCTGCTGCTCCTGCTCGCGTCGTCGCGGGCGTTCGCCGTGGAGACGATGCGCATTGCCATGGACGACCCCGGCGAGGAGGTCCGCGTGAGCGGCCGGGGGCTGGGCTTCGGCCCGGATGCCGAGGACGGCACCTTCGTCGCCGTCACCTCGGGCCAGGCCACCGTGCGCCGCCGCAACGGCAAGCTGGAGGTCAACGGGGCTCCCGTCATCGGGGACGCCATCCGCTTCCGTGGCGGCCTGGAGGCCACCGACGCGGGCGGTCCCGGCAACGAACCCCTGAAGGCGGGCAGCGCGCAGGTGCGCGGCGACGTCGTCGTGCGCGTCTTCAAGAACAGCCTCCAGCTCATCAACGTCATCCCCCTGGAGGACTACCTCGCGGCGGTGCTCGGCAGCGAGATGCCCGTGTCCTTCCCCCTGGAGGCCCTCAAGGCCCAGGCCGTGGCCGCGCGGACGTACGCGCTCCAGAAGAAGCTGGACGCGTATGGCGCCGCCTTCCACATGGGCAGCAGCGTGCTCCACCAGGTGTACGGCGGCGTGAACCGCGAGGACGCCAAGACTCGCGCGGCCGTGGAGGCCACCCGGGGCGAGGTGCTCACGTACGACCTGGCCCCCATCGAGGCGTACTTCCATGCCTCCTGCGGCGGGCGCACCGAGTCCGGGCAGGACGCCCTCCAGCGGAACCTGCCGTACCTGCAGCCCGTTGACTGCCCCTGCGGCAAGCTGCCCGCCAGCCGCTGGACCGCGACCCTCTCCGAGGCGGAGCTGCGCGGCGCGCTGAAGGCCGCTCCGGGCGGCATGCGCGTCACCGGCCGCACGCCCACGCACCGGGTGACCCGCGTGACGATGTCGGATGGCTCCGCGGTGGACGGCGTGTCGTTCCGCCGCAAGCTGGGCTACACGCGCCTCAAGAGCCTGGACTTCGACGTGGAAGCCTCCGGCAAGAACTACGTGTTCACCGGACGTGGCTTCGGCCACGGGGCGGGGCTGTGCCAGTGGGGCGCCAAGGCCCTCGCCGACCAGGGCAAGGCGTACCGGGAAATCCTTTCCCACTACTACCCGGGCGCCGAGTTCCAGCAGCTCTACTGA
- the queA gene encoding tRNA preQ1(34) S-adenosylmethionine ribosyltransferase-isomerase QueA, with the protein MSSLLSDYDFELPEAQIAQAPLPNRDASRLMVVSRATGDWSHQHFTDLADLLREGDLLVLNDARVIPARLLGQKSGTGGRVELLVVRPAATATLTSAALGGAPESLEWVCLGQASKGLKPGQSVSFAGGLSAEVLEALGGGEYRVRFHAVPGASLASLLDAAGRLPLPPYITREPEAADAERYQTVYARASGAVAAPTAGLHFTEDVFAKLAAKGVRRAEVTLDVGPGTFLPVREEVLDKHHMHPERFTVPEATAAAVNATKAEGRRVVAVGTTVVRTLESATDPDTGRLRVGPGETAMFIRPGYAFRQVDVLLTNFHLPRSTLVMLVSALLGRERTLAAYQEAVRAGYRFFSYGDAMLVKE; encoded by the coding sequence GTGTCGTCCCTCCTCTCCGACTACGATTTCGAGCTCCCCGAGGCGCAGATCGCCCAGGCCCCGCTTCCCAACCGGGACGCGTCTCGCCTGATGGTCGTCAGCCGCGCCACCGGCGACTGGAGCCACCAGCACTTCACCGACCTCGCGGACCTGCTGCGTGAAGGGGACCTGCTCGTCCTCAACGACGCGCGCGTCATCCCTGCTCGCCTGCTGGGCCAGAAGAGCGGCACCGGTGGCCGCGTGGAGCTGCTGGTCGTCCGCCCCGCCGCCACGGCCACGCTCACCTCCGCCGCGCTCGGTGGGGCTCCTGAGTCGCTCGAGTGGGTCTGCCTGGGCCAGGCGTCCAAGGGGCTCAAGCCCGGCCAGTCCGTCAGCTTCGCCGGGGGCCTGTCCGCCGAAGTCCTGGAGGCCCTGGGGGGAGGGGAGTACCGGGTGCGCTTCCATGCGGTGCCGGGCGCTTCGCTTGCGAGCCTCCTGGACGCGGCGGGCCGGCTGCCCCTGCCTCCGTACATCACCCGCGAGCCCGAGGCCGCGGACGCCGAGCGCTACCAGACCGTGTACGCCCGCGCGTCCGGCGCCGTGGCCGCGCCCACCGCCGGCCTGCACTTCACCGAGGACGTCTTCGCGAAGCTCGCGGCGAAGGGCGTGCGGCGCGCGGAGGTGACGCTCGATGTGGGGCCCGGCACCTTCCTCCCCGTGCGCGAGGAGGTGCTGGACAAGCACCACATGCACCCGGAGCGCTTCACCGTGCCGGAGGCCACCGCCGCCGCCGTGAACGCCACGAAGGCGGAGGGGCGCCGCGTGGTCGCCGTGGGCACCACCGTGGTGCGCACGCTGGAGTCCGCCACCGACCCGGACACGGGCAGGCTGCGCGTGGGCCCCGGCGAGACGGCGATGTTCATCCGGCCCGGCTATGCCTTCCGCCAGGTGGACGTGCTCCTCACGAACTTCCACCTGCCGCGCTCCACGCTGGTGATGCTGGTGAGCGCGCTCCTGGGCCGGGAGCGCACGCTCGCCGCGTACCAGGAGGCCGTGCGCGCGGGCTACCGGTTCTTCAGTTACGGCGATGCCATGTTGGTGAAGGAGTGA
- the tgt gene encoding tRNA guanosine(34) transglycosylase Tgt: MVRFELLHEDASGTKARRGRLNTPHGPIETPIFMPVGTVGSVKGVGPDDLKTLDAQIILGNTYHLMLRPGEPLVGEMGGLHRFISWDRPMLTDSGGFQVFSLSEKRKITEEGAAFQSHLDGSRHFLSPERSIEIQETLGADVIMAFDECPPSTEDRAYLEKSLARTTRWLHRCVKAWGRERSSLFGIVQGGLHEDLRKRHAEEICAVDLPGYALGGYSVGEAPEAMHAGVAYSAPLLPRDKPRYLMGVGTPLDLVTCVEHGVDMFDCVLPTRCARNGLLFTSEGKLVIRNAAYAKDPRPVDPACSCYTCRTFSRSYLRHLFAAGEILAMRLNTLHNLHYFLDLMAQVRRAIAEDRFATFARDFRAKAVAQEAERKGGR, translated from the coding sequence CTGGTGCGCTTCGAGCTGTTGCACGAGGACGCCAGCGGCACCAAGGCGCGCCGCGGCCGGCTGAACACGCCGCATGGCCCCATTGAAACGCCCATCTTCATGCCCGTGGGCACCGTGGGCAGCGTCAAGGGCGTGGGCCCGGACGACCTGAAGACCCTGGATGCGCAGATCATCCTGGGCAACACCTACCACCTGATGCTCCGCCCCGGAGAGCCGCTCGTCGGGGAGATGGGCGGCCTGCACCGCTTCATCTCCTGGGACCGGCCCATGCTCACCGACAGCGGCGGCTTCCAGGTGTTCAGCCTGTCGGAGAAGCGGAAAATCACCGAGGAGGGCGCCGCCTTCCAGTCGCACCTGGACGGCTCGCGGCACTTCCTGTCGCCGGAGCGCTCCATCGAAATCCAGGAGACGCTGGGCGCGGACGTCATCATGGCGTTCGACGAGTGCCCTCCGTCCACCGAGGACCGGGCCTACCTGGAGAAGTCCCTGGCGCGCACCACGCGCTGGCTGCACCGGTGCGTGAAGGCGTGGGGCCGCGAGCGCTCGTCGCTGTTCGGCATCGTACAGGGCGGCCTCCATGAAGACCTGCGCAAGCGCCACGCGGAGGAGATCTGCGCGGTGGACCTGCCCGGCTACGCGCTGGGGGGCTACTCCGTGGGCGAGGCGCCGGAAGCCATGCACGCGGGCGTGGCCTACTCGGCGCCGCTGCTGCCCCGGGACAAGCCGCGCTACCTGATGGGCGTGGGCACGCCGCTGGACCTGGTGACGTGCGTGGAGCACGGCGTGGACATGTTCGACTGCGTGCTGCCTACACGGTGCGCTCGCAACGGCCTGCTCTTCACCTCGGAGGGCAAGCTGGTCATCCGCAACGCGGCCTATGCCAAGGACCCCCGGCCGGTGGACCCGGCGTGCTCCTGCTACACCTGCCGCACGTTCAGCCGGTCCTACCTGCGGCACCTGTTCGCGGCGGGAGAAATCCTGGCGATGCGGCTCAACACCCTGCACAACCTCCACTACTTCCTGGACCTGATGGCCCAGGTGCGCCGCGCCATCGCGGAGGACCGCTTCGCCACGTTCGCCCGGGACTTCCGGGCCAAGGCCGTGGCGCAGGAGGCCGAACGCAAAGGCGGTCGGTGA
- the yajC gene encoding preprotein translocase subunit YajC produces the protein MADSFLILAQAGAGSPLGTFGFLAVLVAIMYFVMIRPQQKQLKEHRNLLAGLKKGDDVVTSGGILGRIHQVDDSTVTVEIASGVRVRVLKTAVSAKGTVPVAGAPAAAPAEKKEEK, from the coding sequence GTGGCTGACAGTTTCCTGATTCTCGCGCAGGCCGGGGCCGGTTCCCCCCTGGGGACCTTCGGCTTCCTCGCCGTGCTGGTGGCCATCATGTACTTCGTGATGATCCGCCCCCAGCAGAAGCAGCTCAAGGAGCACCGCAACCTGCTCGCGGGGCTGAAGAAGGGGGATGACGTCGTGACGTCCGGCGGCATCCTCGGACGCATCCACCAGGTGGACGACTCCACCGTGACGGTGGAAATCGCCAGCGGAGTGCGCGTGCGCGTGCTCAAGACGGCTGTCAGTGCGAAGGGAACCGTTCCGGTGGCGGGCGCCCCGGCGGCTGCCCCCGCTGAGAAGAAGGAGGAGAAGTAA
- the secD gene encoding protein translocase subunit SecD, with protein MDRGWWWKFGMIVAVTLGTIWFLVPTYYSLVVLDRNERNNIAVLEQRLPAWAPPAKYRLNLGLDLQGGIHMVMRVDTKTALQKRTERRGTQIATYVNDKKLGEVTADTDPERLQLVLTAKDPGTMDAIQKEVLATFTDFTVESRNGGTLVLKPDEGQVNRFRDEAVDQAMLVIRRRIDKWGVAEVDVRKLGTDSIQISLPGRSNPEQAKELVGTTAQLEFRMVDDTNPQVFAQMYQQHPPPAESHITLVEDEGFPQLSSPNREALLAYAKDKTPEGRDVVTQCVASPVKKNDCIAYRSYLLDKNVPLTGESLAGADASVSQMNEPEVNLAFDPAGSREFEKLTEAAVGRRMAIVLDDNVHTAPRINEKIGGGRARITMGRASGRSFEEWLGEAQTLALVLKAGALPAPVTVGEIRQVGATLGDELIKKGSLAALVGLALVVVFMAVYYRKSGLIADVALLLNGLLILAGLAFFNATLTLPGIAGFVLTLGIAVDANVLINERIREELSHGKSARAAVDQGYDRAFWTIFDAHVTTLIAGFILFFTGTGPVRGFATTLIVGLLASLFTSIVVTRVITTYFVHGRNAQSVSV; from the coding sequence ATGGACCGCGGCTGGTGGTGGAAGTTCGGAATGATCGTCGCGGTGACGCTGGGGACGATCTGGTTCCTTGTCCCGACGTACTACTCGCTGGTGGTCCTGGACCGCAACGAGCGCAACAACATCGCCGTGCTGGAGCAGCGGCTGCCCGCGTGGGCGCCCCCCGCCAAGTACCGCCTCAACCTGGGGCTGGACCTGCAGGGCGGCATCCACATGGTGATGCGGGTGGACACCAAGACGGCCCTGCAGAAGCGCACCGAGCGCCGCGGGACGCAGATCGCCACCTACGTCAACGACAAGAAGCTGGGTGAGGTGACGGCGGACACGGACCCGGAGCGGCTGCAGCTGGTGCTGACCGCGAAGGACCCGGGCACCATGGACGCCATCCAGAAGGAGGTGCTCGCCACCTTCACCGACTTTACCGTGGAGTCCCGCAACGGCGGCACGCTGGTTCTCAAGCCGGACGAGGGCCAGGTGAACCGCTTCCGCGACGAGGCCGTGGACCAGGCGATGCTCGTCATCCGCCGCCGCATCGACAAGTGGGGCGTGGCGGAAGTGGACGTGCGCAAGCTGGGCACGGACTCCATCCAGATTTCGCTGCCCGGTCGCAGCAACCCGGAGCAGGCCAAGGAACTGGTGGGCACCACCGCGCAGCTGGAGTTCCGGATGGTGGACGACACCAACCCGCAGGTGTTCGCGCAGATGTACCAGCAGCACCCGCCCCCGGCGGAGAGCCACATCACCCTGGTGGAGGATGAGGGCTTCCCGCAGCTGTCCTCGCCCAACCGCGAGGCCCTGCTGGCGTACGCGAAGGACAAGACGCCGGAAGGCCGCGACGTCGTCACCCAGTGCGTGGCGAGCCCGGTGAAGAAGAACGACTGCATCGCGTACCGCAGCTACCTGCTGGACAAGAACGTACCGCTCACGGGTGAGAGCCTGGCGGGCGCGGACGCTTCCGTCAGCCAGATGAACGAGCCGGAGGTGAACCTCGCGTTCGACCCGGCCGGTTCGCGCGAGTTCGAGAAGCTGACCGAGGCCGCCGTGGGCCGCCGGATGGCCATCGTGCTGGACGACAACGTGCACACCGCCCCGCGCATCAACGAGAAGATTGGCGGCGGCCGCGCGCGCATCACCATGGGCCGCGCCAGCGGGCGCAGCTTCGAGGAGTGGCTGGGCGAGGCGCAGACGCTGGCGCTGGTGCTCAAGGCCGGTGCGCTGCCCGCGCCGGTGACGGTGGGCGAAATCCGTCAGGTGGGCGCGACGCTGGGCGATGAGCTCATCAAGAAGGGCAGCCTGGCCGCGCTGGTGGGCCTGGCGCTCGTCGTCGTCTTCATGGCGGTCTACTACCGCAAGTCCGGCCTCATCGCGGACGTGGCGCTGCTGCTCAACGGTCTGCTCATCCTGGCGGGCCTGGCGTTCTTCAACGCCACGCTGACGCTGCCGGGCATCGCGGGCTTCGTGCTCACGCTGGGCATCGCGGTGGACGCGAACGTGCTCATCAACGAGCGCATCCGCGAGGAGCTGTCCCACGGCAAGTCCGCGCGCGCCGCGGTGGACCAGGGCTACGACCGCGCCTTCTGGACCATCTTCGACGCGCACGTGACGACGCTCATCGCGGGCTTCATCCTGTTCTTCACGGGAACGGGTCCGGTCCGCGGCTTCGCCACCACGCTCATCGTGGGCCTGCTGGCGTCGCTGTTCACGTCCATCGTCGTGACGCGCGTCATCACGACCTACTTCGTCCACGGCCGTAACGCGCAGTCGGTGTCCGTCTAA